In the Streptomyces sp. SJL17-4 genome, CCGCGTGCTCGACGGCGAGGCGGCGGTCGTCCCACAGGGATCGGCGCACTCGGATGATCTCGGTGTCCGGTACGAGGACGGTTCGGACTCCCTCGTGTCGGGCGGCCGCCAGGGCGGTGGCGGAGGCCCGGCGGGCGCCGAGGGAGTCGGCGGCGACGGAGTCGACGGTCACGTCGACGGGGTGTCCGGCCCGGAGCGCGGCGTCGAGGGCGCGGCAGTTCTCGGGTTCGACGGCGACGGTCCGGATGCCGTGGTGCCGGGCGGCGGTGGCGACGCCGGAGAAGAGGCCGCCCCCACCGACCGCGACGACGACGGTGTCGAGGTCCGGGATCCGGTCGTGGATCTCGTCCAGCAGGGTGCCGGCGCCGGCGGCGATCAGCGGATGGTCGTACGCGTGGGAGGCGAGCGCCCCGGTGTCGGCCGCGAACGCCTCGCAGGCGGCGAGTGCTTCGGCGTACTCCGTACCGACGAGCCGGACATCGGCGCCGTAGCCGGCGAGCTTGTCGGCCTTCACCTTCGGGGCGGTGGTCGGCAGGAAGACGGTGGCCCGGACGCCCTGCCGCAGCGCGGCCCAGGCACAGGCGAGTCCGGCGTTGCCCCCGGAGGCGATCGTGACTCCGGCGGCGGGGAGGGTGCCGTCCTCCCGGTGGGCGAGCAGGAAGTTCTGTGCGCCGCGGGCCTTGAAGGAGCCGGTGTGCTGCATGTGTTCCAGGGCGAAGTGCAGCGTGTACGGCTCGGCGCCGGGGTCGGCGTCGGCCACCGTGACGGGTCGGACCTGTCCGGCGATCCGATCGGCGGCGATCTTGACGTCGGCGTACGTGAGGGGGGTGGGCACGGCGGGCTCCTGGTGCGGGTGCGGGTGGGAGTGCCGAGGGCCGGAGGAGAACGGGACGGTCATGGCATCGATCCTCTCAGGGGTGCGGTCCTCTCGACCGGGAGGCCGCATCGGTTTCAGCCCTGTCCTGGAGGTGGGGTCGAGCCATCCCCGAGAGCACGGCCGAGGGCCCTGGCGAAGCCGTCGGGGTTGTCCAGCATCAGGTTGTGTCCCGCGTGGGGGACCTCGACCACCGGGATGCCGAACGTGGCCGCCTTCTCCGCGTCCGGGTCCGGCAGGCTCAACTCCCCCACCAGGAACGTCCGGGGAATCCCGAGCCCGGCGAGGAGGTCACCGGGCGCGGGCGTACTGCCCTCGACCAGGGCGACCGCACTGCGGTGCACGGCCAGCGGGTCGGCGAGGCGCAGCCGGGCCGCGTAGTCGGCGCGGTCGGCGCCGGCCACCATCCGGGCGAACCCCTCCGCCACGAACGCGTCCTCGTCCTGGGCGGCCACCGGAGAACTGAACGCTCCGCCGCCCCCGTACAGGTTCGGCTCCGCCACCACGAGTCTCGCCACGAGCTCCGGGCGCGCCGCCGCCAGGTGGATCGCCACCGCACCGCCCATGGAGTGCCCGACCAGGTCCACGCCCGTGAGCCCGAGGTGGTCGAGGACCGCGGCGACCGCGGCCGCCTGGGACTCCATGCGGTAGTCGTACTCCGCCGGCCGGTCGCTCAGCCCGTACCCGAGCAGGTCCACGAGCAGCGCCCGGCCGCCGCCGAGCGCGGGGTGGGCCGCGATATGGGCGAAGTCCGAGGCCGAGGTGCACCCGAGGCCGTGGACGAACACACGCACGGGCCCGTCCCCCGCGCCCGGCAGGTCGATCCATCGGATGTACGCCCGCTGACCCGCCAGGAACAATTCCCGCATGCTCTGTGCTCTCCCCTGTGTCGCGCGTGTCCGTCACGTCGGGAGCCAGCCTAGGAGTCGGCACTGACAACGCGGAGGCGGACGGGTGGCGACGCCGCGAATCGACGAAAGGGATGCTTATGCCACTCGAAGGCGAATACGAGCCCAGCCCGACGACGTGGGTGCGCAAGCAGGTCGAGCTGTACGAGTCGTCCGGCGGCACCAAGGGCACCACCTTGCGGGGCATGCCCGTCGTCCTGGTCACGAACCGCGGCGTGAAGAGCGGCAAACTCCGCAAGACCCCGCTCATGCGGGTCGAGCACGAGGGGGCGTACGCGCTCGTCGCGTCGAACGGCGGAGCCGTCGCACACCCGGTCTGGTACCACAACCTCGTCGCCTCACCCCTTGTCGAGGTCCGCGACGGCACCCGGGCGTGGGACATGAAGGCCCGCCTGGTCACCGGCGAGGAGCGCGCGGCCTGGTGGGAGCGGGCGGTCGCGGCCTTCCCCGACTACGCCGACTACCAGCTCAGGACGGAGCGGGAGATTCCCGTCTTCGTGGTCGAGCGGGTCGGCCAGGGCCTGTTCGGGTAGGTGCTGCGGGCGGTACGTACGACCGACCGGACGTCGGGGTCGCGTCCGTGACCTCGTCAGTCCCACCCCCGCCAGCACGATCGCCATCCCCGCCGCCACCCGTACCGTCAGCGGTTCGTCGAGGATCAGCGCGCCCAGGGCGACGGACACCACCGGGAGCAGATAGCCGACCGTGGCGGCGGCGGTCGGGCCCTCCTCCTCGATCATCCGGTAGTTCAGGTGGAAGGTGAGTCCGGTGGCGAAGACGCCGAGGACGGCCACCGCGAGGACGCCCGCCCAGGTCACCGTCGCCGTTCCGCCGGCCGCGAGCGCGGGCGTGCTCAGGCCGGTCGCGGTGAGGAGTTGCGCGGCGGAGAGCGCCAGCGGCGCGGTGCCCCGGCCGGTGAGGTGCCGGGCCATGTAGGCGAAGGCCACGGCGTAGCTCGCGGAGGCGCCGAGGAGTGCGAGGGCGCCCCAGCTCATCAGGCCGGAGCCGTGGCTCCAGGGCGCGAAGATCAGCAGCACCCCGGCGAAGCCGAGGGCGAG is a window encoding:
- a CDS encoding nitroreductase family deazaflavin-dependent oxidoreductase; this encodes MPLEGEYEPSPTTWVRKQVELYESSGGTKGTTLRGMPVVLVTNRGVKSGKLRKTPLMRVEHEGAYALVASNGGAVAHPVWYHNLVASPLVEVRDGTRAWDMKARLVTGEERAAWWERAVAAFPDYADYQLRTEREIPVFVVERVGQGLFG
- a CDS encoding serine/threonine dehydratase, producing MPTPLTYADVKIAADRIAGQVRPVTVADADPGAEPYTLHFALEHMQHTGSFKARGAQNFLLAHREDGTLPAAGVTIASGGNAGLACAWAALRQGVRATVFLPTTAPKVKADKLAGYGADVRLVGTEYAEALAACEAFAADTGALASHAYDHPLIAAGAGTLLDEIHDRIPDLDTVVVAVGGGGLFSGVATAARHHGIRTVAVEPENCRALDAALRAGHPVDVTVDSVAADSLGARRASATALAAARHEGVRTVLVPDTEIIRVRRSLWDDRRLAVEHAAATALAALTAPDRQGATDHGYRPAPGEKVCVVLCGANTDPTDLTHTGATA
- a CDS encoding alpha/beta hydrolase; the encoded protein is MRELFLAGQRAYIRWIDLPGAGDGPVRVFVHGLGCTSASDFAHIAAHPALGGGRALLVDLLGYGLSDRPAEYDYRMESQAAAVAAVLDHLGLTGVDLVGHSMGGAVAIHLAAARPELVARLVVAEPNLYGGGGAFSSPVAAQDEDAFVAEGFARMVAGADRADYAARLRLADPLAVHRSAVALVEGSTPAPGDLLAGLGIPRTFLVGELSLPDPDAEKAATFGIPVVEVPHAGHNLMLDNPDGFARALGRALGDGSTPPPGQG